The following are encoded in a window of Haloarcula laminariae genomic DNA:
- a CDS encoding DEAD/DEAH box helicase produces MSKQAAEVETLFLHEHGDDVRVVAQRDGSRLFRAVLELKETDAGPRPRRLRIEDGSGEQLRSPDQFVELARRATRIRISQQTGSIARERIKEMLDGYQLDAKVVRTCRFCASAGRYSPITSETAIEADGESICPECASQELDRQLAFDGQITGDARERLEELLLEVQDLDRITNLLSGQLDPDLTKFDEISATTEDVEPVRVDSLGLHPGIQDHLESRFETLLPVQSLAVEHGATDGEDQLVVSATATGKTLVGEMAGLDRVLNGEGKMLFLVPLVALANQKYNDFQDRYGDMVEVSLRVGASRIADEGGRFDPDADIIVGTYEGIDHALRTGKDLGNVGTVVIDEVHTLGEDERGHRLDGLISRLKYYCEEAQTDTQWIYLSATVGNPSQLAKKLRAKLIEFEERPVPIERHVTFADGREKIETEKKLVKRAFDSKSSKGYRGQTIIFTNSRRRCHQISRKLNYSSAPYHAGLDNRKRKRVEKQFADQELAAVVTTAALAAGVDFPASQVVFDSLAMGIEWLTVQEFSQMLGRAGRPDYHDKGTVYVLVEPDCTYHNSMEMTEDEVAFKLLKGEMEPVITRYDEGAAVEETLANVTVAGKAAKRLNDRMVGEVPTKHALGKLLEYEFIDGLEPTPLGRAVTRHFLAPDESFQLLDGIRKGSDPYDIVAEMELRDEH; encoded by the coding sequence GTGTCGAAGCAGGCTGCGGAGGTCGAGACGCTCTTCCTTCACGAACACGGCGACGACGTCCGTGTCGTCGCCCAGCGCGACGGCTCGCGGCTCTTTCGCGCGGTCCTCGAACTGAAGGAGACCGACGCGGGCCCCCGTCCCCGCCGGCTCCGCATCGAGGACGGCTCCGGCGAGCAGCTGCGCTCGCCCGACCAGTTCGTGGAGCTGGCCCGCCGGGCGACCCGCATCCGCATCTCCCAGCAAACCGGTTCTATCGCCCGCGAGCGCATCAAAGAGATGCTCGACGGCTACCAGCTCGACGCGAAGGTCGTCCGGACCTGTCGGTTCTGTGCCTCGGCGGGCCGGTACTCGCCGATTACGAGCGAGACGGCTATCGAGGCCGACGGGGAGTCGATTTGCCCCGAGTGTGCCAGCCAGGAACTCGACCGGCAGCTGGCGTTCGACGGCCAGATTACCGGCGACGCCCGCGAGCGGCTGGAGGAGCTCCTGCTGGAGGTCCAGGACTTGGACCGCATCACGAACCTGCTGTCGGGCCAGCTCGACCCCGACCTGACGAAGTTCGACGAGATATCCGCGACGACCGAGGACGTAGAGCCCGTCCGCGTCGACTCGCTGGGGCTGCACCCGGGCATCCAGGACCACCTGGAGTCCCGGTTCGAGACGCTGTTGCCGGTCCAGAGCCTCGCGGTCGAACACGGCGCGACCGACGGCGAGGACCAGCTCGTCGTCTCGGCGACGGCCACGGGGAAGACGCTCGTCGGCGAGATGGCCGGGCTCGACAGAGTCCTCAACGGCGAGGGGAAGATGCTCTTTCTCGTCCCGCTGGTCGCGCTGGCCAACCAGAAGTACAACGACTTCCAGGACCGCTACGGCGACATGGTCGAGGTCTCCCTGCGCGTCGGCGCGAGCCGCATCGCCGACGAGGGCGGCCGCTTCGACCCCGACGCCGACATCATCGTCGGTACCTACGAAGGCATCGACCACGCGCTCCGGACCGGCAAGGACCTGGGCAACGTCGGCACCGTCGTCATCGACGAGGTCCACACGCTGGGGGAGGACGAGCGGGGCCACCGGCTGGACGGGTTGATTTCCAGGCTGAAGTACTACTGTGAGGAAGCACAGACCGACACCCAGTGGATTTACCTCTCGGCGACGGTCGGTAACCCCAGCCAACTGGCGAAGAAGCTCCGCGCGAAACTCATCGAGTTCGAGGAGCGCCCGGTCCCCATCGAGCGCCACGTCACCTTCGCGGACGGCCGCGAGAAGATAGAGACCGAGAAGAAGCTGGTCAAGCGGGCATTCGACTCGAAATCGAGCAAGGGGTACCGGGGCCAGACCATCATCTTCACCAACTCCCGGCGGCGCTGTCACCAGATATCCCGGAAGCTGAACTACTCCTCGGCGCCGTACCACGCCGGGCTCGACAACCGGAAGCGAAAGCGGGTCGAGAAGCAGTTCGCCGACCAGGAACTCGCCGCCGTCGTAACGACTGCCGCACTCGCGGCCGGGGTCGACTTCCCGGCCTCGCAGGTCGTCTTCGACTCGCTGGCGATGGGTATCGAGTGGCTCACCGTCCAGGAGTTCAGCCAGATGCTCGGCCGCGCCGGCCGGCCCGACTACCACGACAAGGGGACCGTCTACGTCCTGGTCGAACCGGACTGCACCTACCACAACAGCATGGAGATGACCGAGGACGAGGTGGCGTTCAAACTCTTGAAGGGGGAGATGGAGCCCGTCATCACCCGCTACGACGAGGGCGCCGCCGTCGAGGAGACGCTGGCGAACGTCACCGTGGCCGGCAAGGCGGCCAAGCGGCTCAACGACCGGATGGTCGGCGAGGTCCCCACGAAACACGCCCTGGGGAAGCTCCTCGAATACGAGTTCATCGACGGGCTGGAGCCGACGCCGCTCGGCCGGGCCGTGACCCGACACTTCCTGGCGCCCGACGAGTCGTTCCAGCTGCTCGACGGCATCCGCAAGGGGAGCGACCCCTACGACATCGTCGCGGAGATGGAGCTGCGCGACGAGCACTGA
- a CDS encoding SLC13 family permease: MAFVFALILAALVLFATELVPVDVTAIAVMVALLSAEPVTATFADLGLLAEPLYVLHQPGDDISPLAQGLSGFASTATITVLAMFILSDGVQRTGIVQLLGAKLAALTGDSETKQLGATVGLVGPISGFINNTAAVAILLPMVTDIAHEGKTSPSKLLLPLSYASMFGGMLTLIGTSTNILASQLSAELLDRPFSMFEFTQLGLIVTAVGTVYLLTVGRWLVPSRIPVREDLTEEFEMADYLTEVVVREDSPIVGQTVREALAETDLDVDVVQLVRDKRTFLEPLDQKTIRAGDVFAVRIDRDTLVELLDLDGLDVIPDVTVDDAELERASDRQNLIELVIAPGSALVGETLASSNFRQRYDATVLALRRGRELFRQRMDRVRLKVGDTLLVQATVDSIDRLDVNRDFIVAQEVERPDYRKSKIPVAVGIVAAVVAVAALTQVHIVVSALAGALAMVLTGCLRPGELYDAVQWDVIFLLAGVIPLGIALQETGGADLIADLFVLAAPGLPAIVVLGLMYVVTALLTNIISNNASVVLMIPVAVQAAGQLEANAFAFVLAVTFAASTAFMTPVGYQTNLLVYGPGGYRFTDYLKVGAPLQAVFAVVTTLGIAYFWGLAPA; this comes from the coding sequence ATGGCGTTCGTCTTCGCGCTGATACTCGCGGCGCTCGTGCTCTTTGCGACCGAACTCGTTCCCGTCGACGTGACGGCTATCGCGGTGATGGTGGCGCTGCTTTCGGCCGAGCCGGTGACGGCGACGTTCGCCGACCTCGGGCTGCTCGCCGAGCCGCTCTATGTCCTCCACCAGCCCGGCGACGACATCTCCCCGCTGGCCCAGGGGCTGTCGGGGTTCGCCTCGACGGCGACGATTACGGTCCTGGCGATGTTCATCCTCTCGGACGGCGTCCAGCGGACCGGTATCGTCCAGCTGCTGGGCGCGAAACTCGCCGCCCTGACCGGCGACAGCGAGACCAAACAGCTGGGCGCGACGGTCGGTCTCGTGGGCCCTATCTCCGGGTTCATCAACAACACCGCCGCGGTCGCCATCCTCCTCCCGATGGTGACCGACATCGCACACGAGGGGAAGACCTCCCCCTCGAAGCTCCTCCTCCCGCTCTCCTATGCCTCGATGTTCGGCGGGATGCTCACGCTCATCGGCACCTCGACGAACATCCTCGCCTCCCAGCTGTCGGCGGAGCTGCTCGACCGCCCGTTCTCCATGTTCGAGTTCACGCAGCTGGGGCTCATCGTCACCGCCGTCGGCACCGTCTACCTGCTCACGGTCGGCCGGTGGCTCGTCCCGAGCCGAATCCCGGTCCGCGAGGACCTCACCGAGGAGTTCGAGATGGCGGACTACCTCACCGAGGTGGTCGTCCGCGAGGACTCGCCCATCGTCGGCCAGACGGTCCGGGAGGCCCTGGCCGAGACCGACCTCGACGTCGACGTAGTCCAGCTGGTCCGGGACAAACGGACCTTCCTCGAACCGCTCGACCAGAAGACGATACGCGCCGGCGACGTCTTCGCCGTCCGAATCGACCGGGACACGCTCGTCGAACTCCTCGACCTGGACGGGCTCGACGTGATTCCCGACGTGACCGTCGACGACGCCGAACTCGAACGGGCAAGCGACCGGCAGAACCTCATCGAACTCGTCATCGCGCCCGGCTCCGCCCTCGTCGGCGAGACGCTGGCCTCGTCGAACTTCCGCCAGCGCTACGACGCCACGGTGCTCGCGCTGCGACGCGGCCGCGAACTGTTCCGCCAGCGGATGGACCGCGTCCGGCTGAAGGTCGGGGACACGCTGTTGGTCCAGGCGACGGTGGACAGCATCGACCGCCTCGACGTGAACCGCGATTTCATCGTCGCCCAGGAGGTCGAACGCCCCGACTACCGCAAGTCGAAGATCCCCGTCGCCGTCGGCATCGTCGCCGCCGTCGTCGCCGTCGCGGCCCTGACCCAGGTCCACATCGTCGTCTCGGCGCTGGCCGGCGCGCTCGCGATGGTACTGACCGGCTGTCTCCGGCCCGGTGAACTGTACGACGCCGTCCAGTGGGACGTCATCTTCCTGCTGGCCGGGGTCATCCCGCTCGGCATCGCCTTACAGGAGACCGGCGGCGCCGACCTCATCGCCGACCTGTTCGTCCTGGCCGCACCGGGGCTGCCCGCAATCGTCGTCCTCGGGCTGATGTACGTCGTCACCGCCCTGTTGACCAACATCATCTCGAACAACGCCTCGGTCGTACTGATGATTCCCGTCGCCGTCCAGGCCGCGGGCCAACTGGAAGCCAACGCCTTCGCGTTCGTCCTCGCCGTCACCTTCGCCGCCTCGACGGCGTTCATGACGCCCGTGGGCTACCAGACCAACCTCCTGGTATACGGCCCCGGCGGCTATCGGTTCACCGACTACCTGAAGGTCGGCGCGCCGCTGCAGGCGGTCTTTGCGGTCGTGACGACGCTCGGCATCGCCTACTTCTGGGGCCTTGCCCCGGCGTGA
- a CDS encoding metal-dependent hydrolase, with protein sequence MVDVLGHLGMALLWLAPVWYFIGHRRTAALVIGGGFWFGMLPDIDLPLSAWVDGIHHHGVVHTVLAVAILAAVIGPLLGLVFARIGTRTDSTWFYAPARERATAIGVLTVLVTGLAHLFADILSAPDVSTRIEPLWPVVEGPIVMVDVLWYQSWWATWGLFVLGVAVNGLAWYLTDGRDEPPAGTPVK encoded by the coding sequence ATGGTAGACGTCCTCGGCCACCTCGGAATGGCGCTGCTCTGGCTCGCACCCGTCTGGTACTTCATCGGCCACCGCCGGACCGCGGCGCTGGTCATCGGCGGCGGGTTCTGGTTCGGTATGCTCCCGGACATCGACCTCCCGCTTTCGGCCTGGGTCGACGGGATTCACCACCACGGTGTCGTTCACACGGTGCTCGCGGTCGCGATACTCGCGGCGGTCATCGGGCCGCTGCTGGGGCTGGTGTTCGCTCGCATCGGGACCCGAACGGACTCGACGTGGTTCTACGCGCCGGCACGGGAGCGGGCAACGGCTATCGGCGTCCTCACCGTCCTGGTCACGGGGCTCGCCCACCTCTTTGCCGACATCCTGTCGGCGCCCGACGTCTCGACGCGAATCGAGCCGCTCTGGCCGGTCGTGGAGGGCCCCATCGTCATGGTGGACGTACTCTGGTACCAGTCGTGGTGGGCGACCTGGGGGCTGTTCGTCCTCGGCGTCGCGGTCAACGGGCTGGCGTGGTACCTGACTGACGGCCGGGACGAGCCGCCGGCCGGGACGCCCGTCAAGTGA
- a CDS encoding minichromosome maintenance protein MCM, producing the protein MATAENTELIDRFEEFYRNYYRNEIGELAQKYPNDQKSLYIDWDDLYRFDPDLADDYRTKPSQLQEFAEEALRLYDLPVDVSLGQAHVRVRNLPDSEDIRDIRHEHHGNLISVQGIVRKATDVRPKVTEAAFECQRCGTLTRIPQAAGDFQEPHECQGCERQGPFRLNTDQSQFIDAQKIRVQESPEGLRGGETPQSIDINVEDDITGVVTAGDHVRATGILKLDQQGSDQDKSPMFDIYMDGVSVVIEDEQFEDMDITDADKKEIVELSNESDIYDQMVGAIAPSIYGYEKEKLAMMLQLFSGVTKELPDGSRIRGDLHMLLIGDPGTGKSQMLSYIEQIAPRSVYTSGKGSSSAGLTAAAVRDDFGDGQQWTLEAGALVLADQGIAAVDELDKMSPEDRSAMHEALEQQRISVSKAGINATLKSRCSLLGAANPKYGRFDQYEPIGEQIDLEPALISRFDLIFTVTDKPDEEKDRDLAEHIVQTNYAGELHTHRTNTPTSNYSEEEVDTVTDEVAPTIEPELLRKYIAYSKRNCFPTMTEEAKTRIEDFYVDLRMKGQDEDAPVPVTARKLEALVRLAEASARIRLSDTVEESDADRAVDIAHYCLKEIGVDPETGEFDADVVETGTSKSQRDRIQNIRGIINDIEDEYDEGAPIDVVVERAEEVGIDESKAEHEIEKLKQRGEVYEPRTDHLRTT; encoded by the coding sequence ATGGCGACCGCCGAGAACACCGAACTCATCGACCGTTTCGAGGAGTTCTACCGCAACTACTACCGCAACGAGATCGGTGAGCTCGCCCAGAAATACCCCAACGACCAGAAGTCGCTGTACATCGACTGGGACGACCTCTACCGCTTCGACCCGGACCTGGCCGACGACTACCGCACGAAGCCGAGCCAGCTCCAGGAGTTCGCCGAGGAGGCGCTGCGCCTCTACGACCTGCCCGTCGACGTCTCGCTCGGGCAGGCCCACGTCCGTGTCCGAAACCTCCCCGACTCGGAGGACATCCGCGACATCCGACACGAACACCACGGCAACCTCATCTCCGTACAGGGCATCGTCCGGAAGGCGACGGACGTGCGGCCGAAAGTGACCGAGGCGGCCTTCGAGTGCCAGCGCTGCGGGACCCTCACCCGGATTCCGCAGGCCGCCGGGGACTTCCAGGAGCCCCACGAGTGCCAGGGCTGTGAACGACAGGGCCCCTTCCGGCTCAACACCGACCAGTCGCAGTTCATCGACGCCCAGAAGATTCGGGTCCAGGAGTCGCCGGAGGGGCTGCGCGGCGGCGAGACGCCCCAGTCCATCGACATCAACGTCGAGGACGACATCACCGGCGTCGTGACCGCGGGCGACCACGTCCGCGCGACGGGCATCCTCAAGCTCGACCAGCAGGGGTCGGACCAGGACAAGTCCCCGATGTTCGACATCTACATGGACGGCGTCAGCGTCGTCATCGAGGACGAGCAGTTCGAGGACATGGACATCACCGACGCCGACAAGAAGGAGATCGTCGAACTCTCCAACGAGTCCGACATCTACGACCAGATGGTCGGCGCCATCGCGCCCTCCATCTACGGCTACGAGAAGGAGAAGCTCGCGATGATGCTCCAGCTCTTCTCGGGGGTGACAAAGGAGCTTCCCGACGGCTCGCGTATCCGTGGGGACCTCCACATGTTGCTGATAGGGGACCCCGGGACCGGGAAATCGCAGATGCTGTCCTACATCGAACAGATCGCGCCCCGCTCCGTCTACACCTCGGGGAAGGGCTCTTCCAGCGCCGGGCTCACCGCGGCCGCGGTGCGCGACGACTTCGGCGACGGCCAGCAGTGGACGCTGGAGGCCGGCGCGCTGGTCCTCGCAGACCAGGGTATCGCCGCCGTCGACGAGCTGGACAAGATGAGCCCGGAGGACCGCTCGGCGATGCACGAGGCGCTCGAACAGCAGCGCATCAGCGTCTCGAAGGCGGGTATCAACGCGACGCTCAAGAGCCGCTGTTCGCTGCTGGGCGCGGCAAACCCCAAGTACGGCCGCTTCGACCAGTACGAACCCATCGGCGAGCAGATAGACCTCGAACCCGCCCTCATCTCCCGGTTCGACCTCATCTTCACAGTGACGGACAAGCCCGACGAAGAGAAAGACCGGGACCTCGCGGAGCACATCGTCCAGACCAACTACGCCGGCGAGTTGCACACCCACCGAACGAACACCCCGACCTCGAACTACTCCGAGGAGGAGGTCGACACCGTCACCGACGAGGTGGCCCCGACCATCGAACCGGAACTGCTGCGGAAGTACATCGCCTACTCGAAGCGCAACTGCTTCCCGACGATGACCGAGGAGGCCAAGACGCGCATCGAGGACTTCTACGTCGACCTGCGGATGAAAGGCCAGGACGAGGACGCGCCGGTGCCGGTCACCGCTCGAAAACTGGAGGCGCTCGTCCGGCTGGCCGAGGCGTCGGCCCGCATCCGCCTCTCGGACACCGTCGAGGAGTCAGACGCCGACCGCGCGGTCGACATCGCCCACTACTGCCTGAAGGAAATCGGCGTCGACCCCGAGACCGGCGAGTTCGACGCCGACGTGGTCGAGACGGGGACCTCCAAGAGCCAGCGCGACCGCATCCAGAACATCCGCGGCATCATCAACGACATCGAGGACGAGTACGACGAGGGCGCGCCCATCGACGTGGTCGTCGAGCGCGCCGAGGAGGTCGGCATCGACGAGTCCAAGGCCGAACACGAGATAGAGAAGCTCAAACAGCGCGGCGAGGTGTACGAGCCCCGCACCGACCACCTCCGGACCACCTGA
- a CDS encoding DUF7504 family protein — MSSLREAVGDAAVTLVCTSSMGPVRRVDPLSTTPETTVLWVTYSRPPADCAEQFRAAGASGSLSVIAVGDMPADADDVSVRSVSTPDDLTGLGITLSQAVSAHEAPVVCFDSLTALLQHVAVETAYEFLNALTGHLYAADVEAYFYLDRAPYDSRTVDALASLFDAVVEGGDGAWSARRRRLLQ, encoded by the coding sequence ATGAGTTCGCTCCGCGAGGCGGTCGGTGACGCCGCCGTGACGCTGGTGTGTACGTCGTCGATGGGACCCGTGCGTCGCGTCGACCCGCTCTCGACGACACCGGAGACGACCGTCCTCTGGGTCACCTACAGCCGCCCGCCGGCGGACTGTGCCGAGCAGTTCCGCGCGGCCGGCGCGTCCGGGTCGCTGTCGGTCATCGCCGTCGGCGATATGCCGGCTGACGCCGACGACGTGTCCGTCAGGTCGGTGTCGACGCCCGATGACCTGACCGGGCTGGGAATCACGCTCAGCCAGGCGGTCTCGGCCCACGAGGCGCCTGTCGTCTGCTTCGATTCGCTGACCGCCCTGCTCCAGCACGTGGCGGTGGAGACGGCCTACGAGTTTCTCAACGCCCTCACCGGCCACCTCTATGCGGCCGACGTCGAGGCGTACTTCTATCTCGACCGCGCGCCCTACGACAGCCGAACCGTCGACGCACTCGCGTCGCTGTTCGACGCTGTCGTCGAGGGCGGGGACGGGGCGTGGTCGGCCCGGCGCCGCCGATTGTTGCAGTAG